A genomic window from Desulfovibrio gilichinskyi includes:
- a CDS encoding KpsF/GutQ family sugar-phosphate isomerase has product MTDKQLSDFIKRGREVLAIEEQGLAAIRKDLDLNFAKAVEMLAGCKGRVIITGLGKSGLVGRKIAATMSSTGTPSFFLHPVEGAHGDLGMVRPDDVVIAISNSGETDELNSLLPAIRSFETKIISITSNSKSTMGYLSDIVIESKVPCEACSHGLAPTSSTTAALALGDALAVCLMDHKDFNSIDFKKFHPGGTLGRRLTLCISELMHTDNVPSTPDSSPLSEALSILDKGKLGLVALTSKENKLSGVITDGDVRRLVCSGKLNPAGPAFEVMAKNPLRVTPDMSAAQALDLMEAKEITVLPVVDEEGKISGMIHLHDLLGKGRLKFAENTRG; this is encoded by the coding sequence ATGACGGATAAACAATTGTCGGACTTCATTAAACGCGGCCGCGAGGTTTTAGCTATTGAAGAACAAGGGCTGGCAGCCATACGCAAAGATCTGGATTTAAATTTTGCCAAAGCTGTTGAAATGCTGGCAGGGTGCAAAGGTCGCGTAATAATAACAGGACTCGGTAAATCCGGACTTGTCGGACGTAAAATCGCCGCGACCATGTCCAGCACCGGAACGCCTTCATTTTTCCTACATCCTGTTGAAGGAGCGCACGGAGATCTGGGAATGGTGAGGCCGGATGACGTGGTTATCGCCATATCCAACAGCGGGGAAACGGACGAGTTAAACTCTCTGCTTCCGGCAATCCGCTCCTTTGAAACTAAAATAATTTCCATCACTTCCAATAGTAAATCCACAATGGGCTATCTTTCCGATATCGTAATTGAATCGAAAGTTCCTTGTGAGGCTTGCTCGCATGGTTTAGCTCCGACATCCAGCACAACCGCAGCCTTGGCTCTGGGCGATGCTTTAGCTGTCTGTCTTATGGACCACAAAGATTTTAACAGCATAGATTTTAAGAAATTCCACCCCGGCGGAACACTCGGACGCAGGCTGACCCTTTGCATAAGCGAACTGATGCACACCGATAATGTTCCGTCCACCCCGGACAGCAGTCCCTTGTCGGAGGCTCTAAGTATCCTTGATAAAGGAAAACTCGGACTTGTCGCCCTTACCTCAAAAGAAAACAAACTGTCCGGGGTCATCACCGACGGCGATGTCCGCAGGCTGGTATGTTCCGGCAAACTTAATCCTGCTGGTCCGGCCTTTGAAGTTATGGCTAAAAATCCACTGCGGGTAACGCCGGACATGTCCGCTGCTCAAGCACTTGATTTAATGGAAGCTAAAGAGATTACAGTTCTTCCCGTTGTGGATGAAGAAGGAAAAATTTCAGGCATGATCCATCTCCATGATCTGCTTGGCAAAGGCAGACTCAAATTCGCGGAAAACACGAGAGGCTAA
- a CDS encoding type II secretion system F family protein has protein sequence MPTYQYRAVTNSGKKTKGFVEASSQSKAFATLQSKGLMPLRLEQVKSNQGETSSSKSFTSSLTIGGKIRLGESFYYLGILLQSGTALAQSLDMMSRMTSGFASRIWMEIRDAVQSGESFSSCLDKYPKLFPPVYVGMVQVAESVGKLGDVLENIAKYEEERAEVSGRLMTAMVYPCVILMIGLGAVYFLLSEVLPKITGIFQASKSELPTSTKIVVALGNTLGDLGIMALIIPAVIIFGLISAYKSIPAFREKIDALLWKLPLVQKSTLARFSGILGFQLDSGIPLVQGMESSAKAVKSSFFKKKIAEAKEEVATGRTLSSVFAEQKIYPDIYILTLTAGQKSGQLGKFLQRMGTIFERDVDNFMKRVVALAEPMLLLFIGMLIAFIVVAIMGPIFDLTTLVK, from the coding sequence ATGCCGACTTATCAATATAGAGCCGTAACAAATTCAGGTAAGAAAACGAAAGGATTTGTTGAAGCCTCCTCTCAGTCAAAAGCTTTTGCAACGTTGCAGAGCAAAGGACTCATGCCCTTAAGATTGGAGCAGGTTAAATCCAATCAAGGTGAAACTTCATCCTCCAAATCATTCACCTCATCACTGACAATCGGTGGTAAGATAAGACTTGGGGAATCATTTTATTACTTGGGAATATTACTGCAAAGCGGAACTGCGCTTGCTCAATCACTGGATATGATGTCCCGTATGACATCCGGATTTGCAAGCCGTATCTGGATGGAAATCAGAGACGCGGTTCAATCAGGTGAAAGTTTTTCATCCTGTCTGGATAAATATCCGAAACTTTTCCCCCCTGTATATGTCGGGATGGTTCAAGTTGCTGAGTCAGTCGGTAAACTCGGTGATGTTCTGGAAAACATTGCCAAGTATGAAGAAGAACGCGCTGAGGTCAGCGGCAGACTCATGACTGCCATGGTTTATCCATGCGTTATCTTGATGATCGGACTTGGCGCGGTATATTTTCTACTTTCTGAAGTTCTTCCTAAAATCACCGGAATTTTTCAGGCTTCAAAGAGTGAACTTCCCACATCCACCAAGATCGTAGTGGCCCTCGGCAATACTCTCGGTGACCTCGGAATCATGGCCCTTATTATTCCAGCTGTAATTATTTTCGGGTTAATAAGTGCATACAAATCAATTCCGGCTTTCAGAGAAAAAATTGACGCTTTGCTCTGGAAACTTCCTCTGGTTCAAAAAAGCACCCTTGCCCGTTTCTCAGGAATTTTAGGATTTCAGCTTGATTCAGGAATACCGCTGGTTCAAGGGATGGAAAGTTCCGCTAAAGCTGTAAAATCATCATTTTTCAAGAAAAAAATTGCAGAAGCAAAAGAGGAAGTAGCCACAGGGCGAACTTTAAGCTCCGTTTTTGCAGAACAAAAAATCTACCCTGACATCTACATACTAACCCTCACCGCCGGACAAAAATCAGGCCAGCTCGGCAAGTTCCTACAACGCATGGGAACAATTTTCGAACGCGATGTAGATAACTTTATGAAACGGGTCGTGGCCCTTGCTGAGCCGATGCTCCTGCTGTTCATCGGTATGCTCATAGCCTTTATCGTTGTCGCAATTATGGGACCGATTTTCGACCTGACGACTCTCGTAAAATAG
- a CDS encoding PDZ domain-containing protein, with translation MELKNTKFPAWIWPLVFGLAVAYLASSYIPLPVPTAPILGESFTTSAVDKITKESSVILEHNILGLDNPSEIQKKATVTPSTWTLVGILTGEVDMAVFRIKNETVIMREGEEYEGWTLAEIKPQYVIWKFGREEKKIAMWDQVQSLKLVRGKTNKLVIDKVEASAVLEDPNAFLSQALFKPNTQNGKTQGFRITNIKRNSMLRKLGLEDGDVLMRINGEMITGPTKLLQVYGSMAGASAIYIDVERNGQILSLVVELK, from the coding sequence ATGGAGCTTAAAAATACTAAATTCCCGGCATGGATATGGCCGCTTGTTTTCGGACTTGCGGTTGCATATTTGGCTTCGTCGTATATTCCATTGCCGGTGCCTACTGCTCCGATTCTGGGAGAGTCTTTCACAACATCTGCAGTCGATAAAATAACTAAAGAATCATCTGTGATCCTTGAACACAACATTTTAGGACTTGATAACCCTTCGGAAATTCAGAAAAAAGCAACCGTCACACCAAGCACATGGACACTTGTCGGCATACTGACCGGCGAAGTGGACATGGCCGTATTCAGAATAAAAAATGAAACCGTTATCATGCGCGAAGGGGAAGAGTACGAAGGGTGGACTCTTGCAGAAATTAAGCCTCAGTATGTTATCTGGAAATTTGGACGCGAAGAAAAGAAAATTGCCATGTGGGATCAGGTTCAAAGCTTAAAACTGGTCCGCGGCAAAACTAACAAACTGGTCATTGATAAGGTCGAAGCTTCTGCGGTGCTCGAAGATCCTAACGCTTTTCTCAGTCAGGCTCTTTTTAAACCGAACACTCAAAACGGTAAAACTCAAGGATTCCGTATTACTAACATCAAGCGGAATTCAATGCTCCGCAAACTCGGACTTGAAGATGGTGATGTTCTGATGCGTATCAACGGTGAAATGATCACCGGCCCCACCAAACTTCTTCAGGTATACGGGTCCATGGCTGGAGCTTCTGCAATCTATATTGATGTGGAACGCAATGGCCAAATCTTATCACTCGTTGTGGAACTCAAGTAG
- a CDS encoding response regulator, with translation MSPVQEQLFFVLADDDPRLHEYTVSILREAGLLEKHESFYDPISFLAFLKESEEEPDVILLDVHFEGSGLSGVEILPFIREEYPYIPVILLTGMDAEATDEAQSDVFTFFIPKPVTEDHLLRMLHFYLGKSKKSAERINSLMNEMEEIKGYHHLLEQEVEELQTEQRRLESISKEGKSDTKGFEKISEILESLLTKSEPLPSFIEDLEKLYSTQFKLFKKVIETLIRFDVQDAGTPGMNIHKVQGTQNVFSARLSRKVRLFYYSSAKTLRKRLIRLDIYHDTKGMDKWIKNNYHSYAEIEE, from the coding sequence ATGAGTCCGGTTCAGGAACAACTCTTTTTTGTATTGGCGGACGATGATCCCCGGTTGCATGAATATACCGTTTCAATTCTTCGTGAGGCAGGATTACTTGAAAAACATGAATCCTTTTATGATCCGATTTCTTTTCTGGCCTTTTTAAAAGAGTCAGAAGAAGAACCGGATGTAATTCTGCTTGATGTTCACTTTGAAGGTTCGGGACTGAGCGGAGTTGAAATACTTCCCTTTATCCGTGAGGAATATCCTTACATCCCTGTTATTTTACTTACAGGAATGGACGCTGAAGCCACAGACGAAGCGCAGTCTGATGTTTTCACTTTTTTCATACCAAAACCGGTTACTGAAGATCACCTCCTGAGAATGCTTCACTTTTACCTCGGCAAGAGCAAAAAAAGTGCGGAAAGAATCAACAGTCTCATGAATGAGATGGAGGAGATCAAAGGATATCATCATCTTCTGGAACAAGAAGTCGAAGAACTTCAGACCGAGCAGCGCAGGCTTGAATCGATTTCTAAAGAAGGCAAATCAGACACTAAAGGATTTGAAAAAATTTCAGAGATTCTTGAATCCCTTCTTACCAAAAGTGAGCCCCTGCCCAGCTTTATTGAAGACCTCGAAAAACTTTACTCAACACAGTTCAAACTGTTTAAAAAAGTTATCGAAACTCTTATAAGGTTTGATGTGCAGGACGCCGGGACTCCGGGTATGAATATCCATAAGGTTCAAGGCACGCAAAATGTCTTCAGCGCAAGGTTATCGCGAAAAGTCCGTCTTTTCTATTATAGTTCAGCCAAAACTCTCAGGAAAAGATTAATAAGACTGGATATTTATCATGATACCAAGGGGATGGACAAGTGGATTAAAAACAACTACCATTCTTACGCTGAAATTGAAGAATAG
- a CDS encoding ATP-binding protein: protein MRRNNHKSDSGEKTNFRETFRNFCEKIFSPTKNGGWRLPLLAAFYIFAYILFDLNVDDPIRHYIFCIVLVVSSLYFSWRIGGRETMTYVGFFNIFFAFIFSRLLYMTGKFSSKLFLSRSFMVLYVLTVIFMFIMTKRKSPADAEKIAREKSIKEEQQKRRQLELMISTEKLTGDMIVQANMVKDELMVLQNSWKSQIHTIINDLPKVKERELYNQIVTPFEESIIEHLRGLENRLSFKPQLIPLDELAEQLKENLDNDRKKFQKRLEASFDFTGWKGRVEEIFIDRYKTWEILLNLLRNSQTAMELRQIELLRQRNDEFKTYIPKLAVIADTVGKNARIRIIDTGGGVADDSLQDLFKRAVPSSKRQGKAMGQGTLFVKFFGDNMGFEISVSNTETLGSKGLEVCILVPLGTFGPAGAFPAGETA from the coding sequence ATGAGAAGAAATAATCACAAATCAGATTCCGGCGAAAAGACAAACTTTAGGGAAACTTTTCGCAATTTTTGCGAAAAAATATTCAGCCCTACTAAAAATGGAGGATGGCGACTACCGCTTTTAGCCGCCTTCTATATATTTGCGTATATCCTTTTCGATTTAAACGTAGACGATCCTATCAGGCATTATATTTTCTGCATAGTTTTAGTCGTTTCCAGTCTGTATTTTTCATGGCGCATCGGTGGCAGAGAAACCATGACTTACGTAGGTTTTTTTAATATTTTCTTTGCTTTCATTTTTTCACGCCTGCTTTATATGACGGGAAAATTCTCTTCAAAATTATTTTTAAGCCGATCTTTTATGGTCTTGTATGTCCTAACAGTCATTTTCATGTTTATAATGACAAAAAGGAAATCACCCGCGGACGCAGAAAAAATTGCCAGAGAAAAATCAATTAAAGAAGAACAGCAAAAACGAAGACAGCTGGAACTCATGATCTCCACGGAGAAACTAACCGGAGATATGATAGTACAGGCAAATATGGTTAAAGATGAATTGATGGTTCTTCAAAATTCTTGGAAATCACAAATTCATACGATAATCAACGATCTTCCGAAAGTGAAAGAAAGAGAACTGTATAACCAGATCGTAACTCCTTTTGAAGAAAGCATAATCGAACATTTACGGGGGCTTGAAAACAGATTATCCTTTAAGCCGCAGCTAATACCCCTTGACGAACTGGCTGAGCAACTTAAAGAGAACCTAGATAACGACCGGAAAAAATTCCAGAAAAGGCTTGAAGCTTCCTTCGATTTCACCGGCTGGAAAGGACGAGTAGAAGAAATATTCATTGATAGGTATAAGACATGGGAGATTCTGCTTAATCTTTTGCGAAACAGCCAGACGGCAATGGAACTGAGACAGATAGAATTGCTGCGACAAAGAAATGATGAGTTTAAAACATATATTCCCAAACTTGCTGTAATCGCAGATACTGTTGGAAAAAATGCGCGAATAAGAATTATAGATACAGGTGGCGGCGTTGCTGATGACAGTCTGCAAGATCTTTTTAAAAGAGCCGTTCCTTCATCAAAACGACAGGGAAAGGCTATGGGACAGGGAACTCTTTTTGTAAAATTTTTCGGAGACAACATGGGATTTGAGATCTCGGTTTCAAATACTGAGACCCTTGGGTCAAAAGGTTTAGAAGTATGTATACTTGTACCTCTCGGTACATTCGGCCCAGCGGGGGCTTTTCCCGCAGGAGAAACAGCATGA
- a CDS encoding WD40 repeat domain-containing protein — MKKNFALLFIISLMIVFSGCFGSGRSAQAPDEPTVVSDDSLDVAHLVGNKPVTIAELVQFSASQQYSSLDSIYNRPPEGMTGNYYVQLSDGNEIVNLAENVTVLVQKENILAEGFKNGLIRIYGGPGCSAVQTSSEPVNDISWFPDSYVLAATSGNNPFVEVFNVKTCSRVLTADVNSTIDKFAVSPKGSWLAVIDKARRLWVGPPVGPFTQIHRFLREPLSLSFSDEEGILMAVDAIGEFAMWSPLKGVQIFRSKIEGGPFSSVKSDGPYLDMTTEAGDRFRWDVAQRVRSAYSESEKSFKLKNGVVSYISPRKRLSRKVFFKPVVIEVSKSPSAKAFRVNDIDGEMRYYSSVTGAPLEDLQDLADWQKVSVGNDYSFSERGRSFILAEPIAQREFQRLYCRFIPSKGYFLWWDKVARPDDYFRSRGMVPSRLGISKDSPLKWKPLEAGKIDIRDNN; from the coding sequence ATGAAAAAGAATTTTGCATTATTATTTATAATATCCTTAATGATTGTTTTTTCAGGATGTTTCGGTTCCGGGAGATCTGCTCAGGCCCCGGATGAGCCAACTGTTGTTTCCGATGACAGCCTTGATGTTGCACACCTTGTCGGAAATAAACCCGTAACTATCGCCGAATTGGTACAGTTTTCAGCTTCCCAGCAATATTCATCGCTAGACAGTATTTATAATCGTCCTCCTGAAGGGATGACCGGAAACTATTATGTCCAGCTTAGCGACGGAAATGAAATTGTTAATCTCGCTGAAAATGTAACAGTCCTTGTTCAAAAGGAAAATATACTTGCGGAAGGCTTTAAAAACGGACTTATCCGAATCTACGGAGGGCCGGGTTGTTCTGCTGTCCAAACATCTTCCGAACCTGTAAACGATATTTCATGGTTTCCTGATTCTTACGTTTTAGCCGCAACATCAGGGAATAATCCTTTTGTGGAAGTTTTTAACGTTAAAACCTGTTCACGTGTTTTGACGGCTGATGTCAACAGTACCATCGATAAGTTTGCCGTTTCTCCTAAAGGGTCGTGGCTTGCTGTAATTGATAAAGCCCGCAGGCTTTGGGTTGGTCCTCCTGTCGGTCCTTTTACTCAAATTCACAGGTTCCTTCGCGAGCCGCTTTCGCTGTCTTTTTCCGATGAAGAAGGGATTTTGATGGCAGTTGATGCCATTGGCGAGTTTGCTATGTGGAGCCCGCTCAAGGGAGTTCAAATTTTCAGGAGCAAAATTGAAGGCGGGCCTTTTTCCTCCGTCAAGTCTGACGGTCCGTATCTGGATATGACAACGGAAGCCGGGGATCGTTTTCGCTGGGATGTCGCGCAGCGAGTCCGGTCAGCATATAGTGAAAGCGAAAAAAGCTTTAAATTAAAAAACGGAGTTGTGTCATATATCTCTCCGAGAAAGAGGCTTTCGCGAAAAGTCTTTTTCAAACCTGTAGTAATAGAAGTCTCAAAGTCTCCATCTGCAAAAGCTTTTCGGGTTAATGACATTGATGGAGAGATGCGGTACTACTCTTCTGTTACCGGGGCCCCTCTTGAAGACCTTCAGGATCTTGCAGATTGGCAAAAGGTCAGTGTCGGTAACGATTATTCTTTTTCTGAACGAGGACGCTCTTTTATTTTGGCTGAACCTATTGCACAGCGTGAATTTCAACGGTTGTATTGCAGGTTTATTCCAAGTAAGGGGTATTTCCTTTGGTGGGATAAAGTCGCAAGGCCGGATGATTATTTCCGGTCGCGTGGTATGGTGCCGAGCCGCTTAGGTATTTCAAAGGATTCTCCTTTGAAATGGAAACCTCTTGAGGCCGGGAAAATAGATATTCGGGATAATAATTGA
- the gspG gene encoding type II secretion system major pseudopilin GspG translates to MEERKKRILEINKNQRGFSLIELMIVIVILGLLASMLVPKIMDRPNEARVTKAKMDMKALDSALKLYKLDTGRYPTTEQGLMALIKKPDTRPVPRNYRKGGYLDSTTAPVDPWGYDYIYRSPGEEDRDYEIISLGADGMDGGEDFDADIKSWE, encoded by the coding sequence ATGGAAGAAAGAAAAAAACGTATTTTAGAAATTAATAAGAATCAGCGCGGGTTCAGTCTTATCGAATTGATGATTGTTATCGTTATCTTAGGACTTTTGGCGTCTATGCTTGTTCCTAAAATTATGGATAGACCTAACGAAGCAAGAGTCACCAAAGCTAAAATGGATATGAAAGCACTTGATTCAGCCTTGAAACTTTATAAGCTTGATACAGGCAGATATCCTACCACTGAGCAGGGGCTTATGGCTTTGATTAAAAAGCCTGATACCCGTCCGGTTCCTCGTAACTACCGTAAGGGGGGATATCTTGATTCCACCACTGCTCCTGTTGATCCTTGGGGATATGATTATATCTACAGAAGTCCTGGTGAAGAAGACCGCGACTACGAAATTATATCCCTTGGAGCTGATGGAATGGATGGCGGAGAAGATTTTGACGCAGACATCAAAAGCTGGGAATAG
- a CDS encoding pilus assembly FimT family protein, which yields MLKHSKRTLSGGFTFIELLIVLIIVGIGWFTLMPNLNLAGSKEKDSLNLVNAFIYKARSEAVETDSKQTLYIDFEKGLVKWKDGEIALPGRIVSGHLNEEPLGGDGVDFSIYPEGFSDEVRLVFADGVTLSLDPLSVRFVEM from the coding sequence ATGCTTAAGCATTCAAAGCGAACCCTATCGGGTGGATTTACATTTATTGAATTATTGATAGTTCTTATAATAGTGGGCATAGGCTGGTTCACGCTTATGCCCAATCTTAATCTTGCGGGTAGCAAAGAAAAAGATTCTTTGAATCTTGTAAACGCTTTTATTTATAAGGCTCGTTCTGAAGCTGTTGAAACGGATTCCAAGCAGACTCTTTATATTGATTTTGAAAAAGGTCTTGTGAAATGGAAAGACGGAGAAATAGCTCTCCCCGGAAGAATAGTCAGCGGGCATCTCAATGAAGAGCCGCTCGGCGGAGACGGTGTAGATTTTTCCATTTATCCTGAAGGTTTCAGCGATGAGGTCAGGCTTGTTTTTGCTGATGGAGTGACGTTGTCTCTTGACCCCTTGTCTGTAAGGTTTGTGGAGATGTAG
- a CDS encoding type IV pilus modification PilV family protein has product MPDKNGFSLIEIIVALTIAATLSITFLGVQRQSVLMAQISKDSWDVLNLSQDILAHKYPEGLAMVSSGWIPWPGPPEGSFRVGLETISSIGVGYYLIETKSGGYTLGWKVYRVSRRTRNQR; this is encoded by the coding sequence TTGCCGGATAAAAACGGTTTTTCACTCATAGAGATTATCGTTGCTTTAACAATTGCGGCAACTCTTTCCATTACATTTTTAGGAGTGCAGCGGCAAAGTGTTTTGATGGCTCAAATTTCTAAAGATTCGTGGGATGTTTTGAACCTTTCACAAGATATTCTTGCCCACAAGTATCCTGAAGGTCTGGCAATGGTTTCTTCCGGTTGGATTCCATGGCCCGGACCGCCAGAAGGATCATTCAGGGTCGGCCTTGAAACCATTTCTTCCATAGGTGTCGGGTATTATTTAATAGAGACAAAGAGCGGCGGTTACACCTTAGGGTGGAAAGTTTACCGCGTTTCTCGCAGAACTCGGAATCAGCGATGA
- a CDS encoding prepilin-type N-terminal cleavage/methylation domain-containing protein translates to MSIHFAEIKCSSCRQSGFSLVEVLIGLVLSGLLMSMVAMVLGQSITNNEVVRSNVSLSSRMFTLRRILHRDLQNRKIGGFIGIEGNGFTIVSTNNLLEDGAVAVNVDWDFSGNMIRRSEHSEHIKYESSFQLLRGVTTWSLEFLDGKDNSWISATQYKARPLNLKSAVKAMRLNLSFEDGQHILIVERIPYVYE, encoded by the coding sequence ATGAGTATTCATTTTGCTGAAATTAAGTGTTCCAGTTGCCGTCAGAGTGGTTTCTCGCTTGTTGAGGTGTTGATAGGGCTAGTTCTCTCGGGATTGTTGATGAGCATGGTTGCGATGGTTTTGGGACAATCTATAACCAATAATGAAGTTGTGCGCTCTAATGTCAGCCTTTCTTCCCGCATGTTCACGCTTCGGCGCATTCTGCATCGTGATTTACAGAACAGGAAGATTGGAGGATTTATCGGGATTGAAGGTAACGGCTTTACGATCGTTTCTACAAATAATCTTCTTGAGGATGGAGCTGTCGCTGTAAATGTGGATTGGGATTTTTCTGGAAATATGATCCGCAGAAGTGAACACTCCGAGCATATTAAATATGAAAGCTCATTTCAACTTTTGCGCGGCGTGACCACATGGTCTTTAGAATTTTTAGATGGTAAAGATAATTCATGGATTTCTGCTACGCAGTACAAAGCAAGACCGTTGAATCTAAAGTCTGCAGTAAAAGCCATGCGGTTGAATCTGTCATTTGAAGACGGGCAGCATATTTTGATTGTTGAAAGGATCCCTTATGTCTATGAATAA
- a CDS encoding general secretion pathway protein GspK translates to MSMNKNHEQSKGVVLVLVLVIFMALSSLTLMTIEVSSRGAAEASRMRGEYEAHFAAEEVLSLVYRQLREDDTPFSDSSKDKWAKEWSSDGVSYTIRPCNEKINLNKLSENQDQKKIVSIMKSILPGGLDVSRLLGSLGNWVGKKTNSVLEKMDRLYYATQSPSYEPANGNLKTPEEILLVSGWRDFNRKWVVDTFTVWDEGKLNINFVSRDTLLAFFPELGPKIDNILHWRDSRGFTDLSQIITVAGIMADSDLYRDMLNFLTVKSNFFEVLVTSEASGCKVVKRYIISRPENFQNQLPKLIYQSDVSVTFPEINS, encoded by the coding sequence ATGTCTATGAATAAGAATCATGAACAATCAAAAGGTGTTGTATTAGTTCTTGTTTTGGTTATTTTTATGGCCCTTTCAAGTCTTACTTTGATGACGATTGAGGTCAGCTCTCGCGGAGCCGCGGAAGCTTCCAGGATGCGCGGAGAATATGAAGCTCATTTTGCTGCAGAAGAGGTTTTATCTCTTGTTTATAGACAGCTTCGTGAAGATGATACTCCGTTTTCAGATTCATCTAAAGATAAATGGGCTAAAGAATGGAGCTCTGACGGGGTTTCTTATACAATAAGGCCTTGTAATGAAAAAATAAATTTAAATAAGCTGTCTGAAAATCAAGATCAAAAGAAAATTGTTTCTATCATGAAGAGCATTCTTCCAGGCGGGCTTGATGTTTCCAGATTGCTTGGAAGTTTGGGGAATTGGGTTGGTAAAAAGACTAATTCTGTTTTAGAAAAAATGGATAGACTCTATTATGCTACGCAGTCTCCATCATATGAGCCTGCGAATGGTAATTTAAAAACCCCCGAAGAAATTTTGCTTGTAAGCGGCTGGCGTGATTTTAATAGAAAATGGGTCGTGGATACCTTTACGGTGTGGGATGAAGGAAAACTTAATATAAATTTTGTTTCCCGTGATACTTTGCTGGCATTTTTCCCGGAATTAGGACCGAAAATAGACAATATTCTTCACTGGAGAGATTCAAGGGGATTTACGGATTTAAGTCAGATTATTACCGTCGCAGGGATTATGGCTGATTCAGATCTTTATCGGGATATGTTGAATTTTCTTACAGTTAAATCAAATTTTTTTGAGGTTCTTGTCACTTCTGAAGCGAGCGGTTGTAAGGTTGTTAAGCGTTATATTATTTCACGCCCTGAAAATTTTCAGAACCAGCTTCCGAAGCTCATATATCAAAGTGATGTGTCGGTTACATTCCCTGAGATTAATAGTTAG
- a CDS encoding type II secretion system protein M, whose product MELERFFIWQDWPAEKQKLFFAALVAAWGLVLFMIWSGFHESQVSEARSVLQNKLQYSKTVPLVEQLKVGEASQGALIDREPMTAAQQVTRDLGLDNRLTSLRPLQSGSSSGEGVQVILESLNLPEMVALMRDFNVRGGLKVTSFSINHRLDTPDLADVQIILVR is encoded by the coding sequence ATGGAACTGGAAAGATTTTTTATCTGGCAGGATTGGCCTGCTGAAAAGCAAAAGCTGTTCTTTGCCGCTCTTGTTGCTGCGTGGGGGCTTGTGCTTTTTATGATCTGGTCCGGTTTTCATGAAAGTCAGGTAAGCGAAGCCCGCTCTGTCCTTCAAAACAAGTTGCAATACAGTAAAACAGTACCGCTTGTTGAGCAGCTTAAAGTCGGAGAAGCTTCGCAAGGAGCTCTTATCGACCGTGAACCTATGACGGCAGCTCAGCAGGTTACCCGCGATTTAGGCCTTGATAACAGGCTTACCTCGCTTAGGCCTCTTCAGTCGGGCAGCAGCTCGGGGGAAGGCGTGCAGGTTATTCTTGAATCTTTGAACCTGCCTGAAATGGTCGCACTCATGCGGGATTTTAATGTCCGCGGGGGGCTGAAAGTTACCTCCTTTTCAATTAATCACAGGCTGGACACGCCGGATTTGGCAGATGTACAGATTATTCTTGTCAGGTAG
- a CDS encoding class I SAM-dependent methyltransferase, whose translation MILNNILSYAKCVLLEVLEHGSIAIDATVGNGYDTVFLAQQVGRDGRVFGFDVQKDAIEQTREKLNEECVPNNWKLFHQGHEDMLDVIPEKYHGKISVVVFNLGFLPGSDKSVVTKAETTLKALESSLKMLAVGGIICIAIYAGHPGGEEEDVAVREFCSTLDYHSVRVIQSEMTNKPGFPIRLLFLAKLK comes from the coding sequence ATGATACTTAACAATATTCTATCATACGCAAAGTGCGTTCTTCTTGAAGTGCTCGAGCATGGCTCCATCGCAATTGATGCAACTGTCGGAAATGGCTATGACACTGTTTTTCTTGCTCAGCAGGTTGGGCGCGACGGGCGTGTTTTCGGCTTTGACGTGCAAAAGGATGCTATTGAACAGACACGCGAAAAGCTTAATGAAGAATGTGTGCCTAACAACTGGAAGTTGTTTCATCAAGGGCATGAGGATATGCTTGATGTTATTCCTGAAAAATATCACGGCAAAATCAGCGTTGTGGTCTTTAATTTAGGCTTTCTGCCGGGTAGTGATAAGAGTGTTGTGACTAAAGCGGAAACAACTTTGAAGGCTCTTGAATCTTCGCTTAAGATGCTTGCAGTCGGGGGGATTATCTGCATCGCCATTTACGCCGGGCATCCTGGCGGGGAAGAAGAGGATGTCGCGGTCCGCGAATTTTGCAGCACCCTGGATTATCATTCCGTAAGGGTTATTCAGAGCGAAATGACCAATAAACCCGGATTTCCTATCAGGCTCTTATTTTTGGCAAAGCTTAAGTAA